In Streptomyces sp. NBC_00483, a single window of DNA contains:
- a CDS encoding response regulator translates to MAIRVLLVDDQPLLRTGFRMILEAEQDIAVVGEAGDGLQALDQVRALQPDVVLMDIRMPRMDGVEATRQISGPGKDGPAKVLVLTTFDLDEYVVEALKAGASGFLLKDAPAGELVQAIRVVAAGEAMLAPSITRRLLDKYADHLPSGDEPVPDTLHTLTEREVEVLKLVARGLSNAEIAADLFVSETTVKTHVGHVLTKLGLRDRVQAAVYAYESGLVRPGAQ, encoded by the coding sequence GTGGCCATCCGCGTCCTACTGGTCGATGACCAGCCGCTGCTGCGTACGGGCTTTCGCATGATCCTGGAGGCCGAGCAGGACATCGCGGTGGTCGGCGAGGCCGGGGACGGTCTGCAGGCGCTCGACCAGGTGCGTGCCCTGCAGCCCGATGTGGTCCTGATGGACATCCGGATGCCGCGGATGGACGGTGTGGAGGCGACCCGGCAGATCTCGGGCCCCGGCAAGGACGGCCCGGCGAAGGTCCTGGTGCTGACCACGTTCGATCTCGACGAGTACGTGGTGGAGGCGTTGAAGGCGGGGGCCAGTGGCTTCCTGCTGAAGGACGCGCCCGCGGGCGAGCTGGTGCAGGCGATCCGGGTGGTGGCGGCCGGCGAGGCGATGCTGGCGCCCAGCATCACGCGTCGTCTGCTCGACAAGTACGCGGACCATCTTCCGTCCGGGGACGAGCCGGTCCCGGACACCCTGCACACCCTCACGGAGCGGGAGGTGGAGGTGTTGAAGCTCGTCGCGCGCGGCCTGTCCAACGCCGAGATCGCCGCCGACCTGTTCGTGAGCGAGACGACGGTGAAGACGCACGTCGGCCATGTGCTGACGAAGCTGGGCCTGCGCGACCGGGTGCAGGCGGCCGTGTACGCGTACGAGAGCGGATTGGTCCGCCCCGGCGCGCAGTAG
- a CDS encoding RecB family exonuclease, with protein sequence METSTDQAPARPAAAPPGSLSPSRASDFMQCPLLYRFRVIDKLPEKPSEAATRGTLVHAVLERLFDAPADERTAPRATALIPGQWERLRESKPELAELFADAGEGEEAAGERMARWLGDVERLVERWFTLEDPTRLEPVERELFVQAELESGLKLRGIIDRVDVAPTGEVRIVDYKTGKAPRPQYAEGALFQMKFYALVVWRLKGVVPRRLQLVYLGSGDVVTYDPVEADLERVEQKLLALWEAIQQATETGDWRPRPTKLCGWCDHQAVCPEFGGTPPPYPLQIVSAPRAGAEDLPQA encoded by the coding sequence ATGGAGACCAGCACGGATCAGGCCCCTGCGCGGCCCGCGGCCGCCCCGCCGGGGTCGCTCTCGCCGTCGCGCGCGAGCGATTTCATGCAGTGCCCGCTGCTGTACCGGTTCCGGGTGATCGACAAGCTGCCGGAGAAGCCGAGCGAGGCGGCGACGCGGGGCACGCTGGTCCATGCCGTCCTGGAGCGGCTCTTCGACGCGCCCGCGGACGAGCGGACGGCGCCGCGGGCCACGGCGCTGATCCCCGGCCAGTGGGAGCGCCTTCGGGAGTCGAAGCCGGAGCTGGCCGAGCTGTTCGCCGACGCCGGCGAGGGCGAGGAGGCCGCGGGCGAGCGGATGGCGCGCTGGCTCGGCGATGTGGAGCGCCTCGTGGAGCGGTGGTTCACGCTGGAGGATCCGACGCGGCTCGAGCCCGTGGAGCGGGAGCTCTTCGTGCAGGCCGAGTTGGAGTCGGGTCTGAAGCTGCGCGGGATCATCGACCGGGTGGACGTGGCGCCGACGGGCGAGGTGCGCATCGTCGACTACAAGACGGGCAAGGCGCCGCGCCCCCAGTACGCGGAGGGCGCGCTGTTCCAGATGAAGTTCTACGCGCTTGTCGTGTGGCGCCTGAAGGGGGTCGTGCCGCGCCGCCTTCAGCTCGTGTATCTGGGCAGTGGGGACGTGGTGACGTACGACCCGGTGGAGGCGGATCTGGAGCGGGTGGAGCAGAAGCTGCTCGCGTTGTGGGAGGCGATCCAGCAGGCGACGGAGACGGGCGACTGGCGGCCGAGGCCCACGAAGCTGTGCGGCTGGTGCGACCACCAGGCGGTGTGCCCGGAGTTCGGCGGCACTCCCCCGCCGTACCCGCTGCAGATCGTCTCGGCGCCCCGGGCCGGGGCGGAGGACCTCCCGCAGGCATAG
- the metH gene encoding methionine synthase, with protein sequence MASLPTPASDPRARVDALREALATRVVVADGAMGTMLQAQDPTLEDFENLEGCNEILNLTRPDIVRSVHEEYYAVGVDCVETNTFGANHTAATEYDIAHRIHELSESGARLAREVADEFAAKDGRQRWVLGSIGPGTKLPSLGHIDYATIRDGYQKNAEGLLAGGADALIVETTQDLLQTKSSLIGARRAMDALGVSVPLVCSLAFETTGVMLLGSEIGAALTALEPLGIDLIGLNCSTGPAEMSEHLRYLARHSTTPLMCMPNAGLPVLTSDGAHFPLTPPEMADAHETFVRDFGLQLIGGCCGSTPEHLRQVVERVRGTEPTPRSPQPEPGAASLYQTVPFRQDTAYMAIGERTNANGSKKFREAMLEARWDDCVEMARDQIREGAHMLDLCVDYVGRDGVADMQELAGRFATASTLPIVLDSTEVPVIRAGLEKLGGRAVINSVNYEDGDGPESRFAKVTKLAQEHGAALIALTIDEEGQARTPEHKVQIAERLIDDLTGNWGILESDILIDCLTFTICTGQEESRGDGIATIEAIRELKRRHPDVQTTLGLSNISFGLNPAARILLNSVFLDECVKAGLDSAIVHASKILPIARFDEEQVQTALDLIHDRRAEGYDPLQKLMALFEGATTKSLKAGRAEELAALPLEERLQRRIIDGEKNGLEADLEDALQTRPALDIVNDTLLEGMKVVGELFGSGQMQLPFVLQSAEVMKNAVAYLEPHMEKSDSEGKGTIVLATVRGDVHDIGKNLVDIILSNNGYNVVNLGIKQPVSAILDAAAEHRADVIGMSGLLVKSTVIMKENLEELNQRKMAADFPVILGGAALTRAYVEQDLHEIYEGEVRYARDAFEGLRLMDALIAVKRGVPGATLPELKQRRVPKRDVVVEETPDEGPVRSDVAVDNPVPEPPFRGTRVIKGIQLKEYASWLDEGALFKGQWGLRQARTGDGPSYEELVESEGRPRLRGWLDKLHTDNMLEAAVVHGYFPCVSKGEDLIILDDAGNERTRFTFPRQRRGRRLCLADYFRPEESGETDVVGLQVVTVGSRIGEETAKLFASDSYRDYLELHGLSVQLAEALAEYWHARTRAELGFAGEDPAEMEDMFALKYRGARFSLGYGACPNLEDRAKIAELLEPERIGVQLSEEFQLHPEQSTDAIVIHHPEAKYFNAR encoded by the coding sequence ATGGCCTCGTTGCCAACGCCCGCATCCGATCCCCGCGCCCGTGTGGACGCCCTCCGAGAAGCCCTCGCCACCCGCGTCGTGGTGGCCGACGGAGCGATGGGCACCATGCTGCAGGCGCAGGACCCGACCCTCGAGGACTTCGAGAACCTCGAGGGCTGCAACGAGATCCTCAACCTGACCCGGCCCGACATCGTGCGCTCCGTGCACGAGGAGTACTACGCCGTGGGCGTGGACTGCGTCGAGACGAACACCTTCGGCGCGAACCACACGGCCGCCACCGAGTACGACATCGCCCACCGCATCCACGAGCTGTCCGAGTCGGGCGCCCGCCTCGCCCGCGAGGTCGCCGACGAGTTCGCGGCCAAGGACGGCCGGCAGCGCTGGGTGCTCGGCTCCATCGGCCCCGGCACCAAGCTGCCCTCGCTCGGTCACATCGACTACGCCACGATCCGCGACGGCTACCAGAAGAACGCCGAGGGCCTGCTCGCGGGCGGCGCCGACGCGCTGATCGTCGAGACCACGCAGGACCTGCTGCAGACGAAGTCCAGCCTCATCGGCGCCCGTCGGGCGATGGACGCGCTCGGTGTCTCGGTCCCGCTGGTGTGCTCGCTCGCCTTCGAGACGACCGGCGTGATGCTGCTCGGCTCGGAGATCGGCGCCGCGCTCACCGCCCTCGAACCGCTCGGCATCGACCTCATCGGCCTCAACTGCTCCACGGGCCCCGCCGAGATGAGCGAGCACCTGCGCTATCTCGCCCGCCACTCGACGACGCCGCTGATGTGCATGCCGAACGCCGGCCTGCCCGTCCTCACGAGCGACGGCGCGCACTTCCCGCTGACCCCGCCGGAGATGGCCGACGCCCACGAGACGTTCGTCCGCGACTTCGGCCTCCAGCTGATCGGCGGCTGCTGCGGCTCGACGCCCGAGCACCTGCGCCAGGTCGTCGAGCGCGTCCGCGGCACCGAGCCGACGCCCCGCAGCCCGCAGCCCGAGCCGGGCGCCGCCTCGCTCTACCAGACGGTGCCGTTCCGTCAGGACACCGCGTACATGGCGATCGGTGAGCGCACCAACGCCAACGGCTCGAAGAAGTTCCGCGAGGCCATGCTCGAGGCCCGCTGGGACGACTGCGTGGAGATGGCCCGCGACCAGATCCGCGAGGGCGCGCACATGCTCGACCTGTGCGTCGACTACGTGGGCCGCGACGGCGTCGCCGACATGCAGGAGCTGGCCGGCCGCTTCGCCACCGCCTCGACGCTGCCGATCGTGCTGGACTCGACCGAGGTCCCGGTGATCCGGGCCGGCCTGGAGAAGCTCGGTGGCCGCGCGGTCATCAACTCCGTGAACTACGAGGACGGGGACGGCCCCGAGTCCCGCTTCGCGAAGGTCACCAAGCTGGCCCAGGAGCACGGCGCCGCGCTGATCGCGCTGACCATCGACGAGGAGGGCCAGGCCCGCACCCCCGAGCACAAGGTCCAGATCGCCGAGCGGCTGATCGACGACCTCACCGGGAACTGGGGCATCCTCGAGTCCGACATCCTCATCGACTGCCTGACGTTCACGATCTGCACCGGTCAGGAGGAGTCCCGGGGAGACGGCATCGCCACCATCGAGGCGATCCGTGAACTCAAGCGCCGCCACCCGGACGTCCAGACGACGCTGGGTCTGTCGAACATCTCGTTCGGCCTCAACCCGGCCGCCCGCATCCTCCTCAACTCGGTCTTCCTCGACGAGTGCGTGAAGGCGGGCCTGGACTCGGCGATCGTGCACGCCTCCAAGATCCTGCCGATCGCGCGGTTCGACGAGGAGCAGGTGCAGACCGCCCTCGACCTGATCCACGACCGCCGCGCGGAGGGCTACGACCCGCTGCAGAAGCTGATGGCGCTCTTCGAGGGCGCCACCACGAAGTCCCTCAAGGCCGGCAGGGCCGAGGAACTGGCGGCGCTGCCGCTGGAGGAGCGCCTGCAGCGGCGCATCATCGACGGCGAGAAGAACGGCCTGGAGGCCGACCTCGAAGACGCACTGCAGACCCGGCCCGCCCTGGACATCGTCAACGACACCCTCCTGGAGGGCATGAAGGTCGTCGGCGAACTGTTCGGATCCGGCCAGATGCAACTGCCGTTCGTGCTCCAGTCCGCCGAGGTCATGAAGAACGCGGTGGCCTACCTGGAGCCGCACATGGAGAAGTCCGACTCGGAGGGCAAGGGCACCATCGTGCTCGCCACCGTGCGCGGCGACGTCCATGACATCGGCAAGAACCTCGTCGACATCATCCTGTCCAACAACGGCTACAACGTGGTCAACCTGGGCATCAAGCAGCCCGTCTCCGCGATCCTCGACGCGGCCGCCGAGCACCGGGCCGACGTCATCGGCATGTCGGGTCTCCTGGTCAAGTCGACCGTGATCATGAAGGAGAACCTGGAGGAGCTCAACCAGCGCAAGATGGCCGCCGACTTCCCGGTGATCCTCGGCGGCGCCGCCCTCACCCGCGCGTACGTCGAGCAGGACCTGCACGAGATCTACGAGGGCGAAGTCCGCTACGCCCGCGACGCGTTCGAGGGCCTGCGCCTGATGGACGCGCTCATCGCGGTCAAGCGCGGCGTGCCCGGCGCGACCCTGCCGGAGCTGAAGCAGCGCCGTGTCCCGAAGCGCGATGTGGTGGTCGAGGAGACGCCCGACGAGGGCCCCGTGCGCTCCGACGTCGCCGTCGACAACCCGGTCCCCGAGCCGCCGTTCCGGGGCACCCGCGTCATCAAGGGCATCCAGCTCAAGGAGTACGCGTCCTGGCTCGACGAGGGCGCCCTCTTCAAGGGCCAGTGGGGCCTGCGCCAGGCGCGCACCGGCGACGGACCCTCGTACGAGGAGCTGGTGGAGTCCGAGGGCAGGCCGCGGCTTCGCGGCTGGCTCGACAAGCTGCACACGGACAACATGCTCGAAGCGGCCGTCGTGCACGGCTACTTCCCGTGCGTGTCCAAGGGCGAGGACCTGATCATCCTGGACGACGCGGGCAACGAGCGGACCCGGTTCACCTTCCCGCGCCAGCGCCGCGGCCGCCGCCTGTGTCTCGCGGACTACTTCCGCCCGGAGGAGTCCGGCGAGACGGACGTGGTCGGCCTCCAGGTCGTCACGGTCGGCTCGCGGATCGGCGAGGAGACGGCGAAGCTGTTCGCGTCCGACTCCTACCGCGACTACCTCGAACTGCACGGTCTGTCCGTGCAGTTGGCGGAGGCCCTCGCCGAGTACTGGCACGCCCGGACCCGAGCCGAGCTGGGCTTCGCCGGCGAGGACCCGGCCGAGATGGAGGACATGTTCGCCCTGAAGTACCGGGGCGCCCGCTTCTCCCTCGGCTACGGCGCCTGCCCGAACCTGGAGGACCGCGCGAAGATCGCGGAACTCCTGGAGCCGGAGCGGATCGGCGTCCAGCTCAGCGAGGAGTTCCAGCTCCACCCCGAGCAGTCCACGGACGCGATCGTCATCCACCACCCCGAGGCGAAGTACTTCAACGCGCGGTAA
- a CDS encoding ABC transporter substrate-binding protein translates to MRMRNQWLVMPLGAGLAAALLTGCGSDESDSADGGNAVVMGMSDDIQATDPASGYDPGSWLLFNNVFQSLLSFPKGGTEPQPEAAKECHFSDSATKVYTCTLREGLKFSNGHALTSKDVKFSFDRMMRINDEAGPAIMFPMLDKVETPDARTVTFRLKSADATFPSKIASGAGSIVDHTAYPADKLRNDGKAVGSGPYKLDSFGKKQAGFSVNAKYEGTAKVKNQGVTMKFFHGDQAGLKKSLLAGNLDLAYRGLAAKDVADIEKSGTKNLDVIEGTSAEVQHLVFNMDDPVAGKIGVRKAMAYLIDRDALIDDVYDQTATSLYSIIPAGITGHNTAFFDKYGARPSKSRAAAALRADGVNTPVKLTLWSTPARYGPATDAELKTIAKQLNASGLFDADVKSVEFAQYERDIKSGKYGVYVKGWVPDYPDPDNFTQPFFGKGNVLDNRYDNSTITGRIIPETGAQSDRSGTVPRYEQLQNIVADQLPILPVWQAKQYAVAKSDVYGLENCLDASTVFRFWEISKG, encoded by the coding sequence GTGAGAATGCGCAACCAGTGGCTGGTCATGCCCCTCGGCGCGGGACTCGCCGCGGCACTCCTGACCGGCTGTGGCTCTGACGAGAGCGACTCCGCCGACGGCGGCAACGCCGTGGTCATGGGAATGTCCGACGACATCCAGGCCACCGACCCGGCCTCCGGCTACGACCCCGGCTCGTGGCTGCTGTTCAACAACGTCTTCCAGTCGCTGCTCAGCTTCCCCAAGGGAGGCACCGAGCCGCAGCCGGAAGCCGCCAAGGAGTGCCACTTCAGCGACAGTGCGACCAAGGTCTACACGTGCACGCTGCGCGAGGGGCTGAAGTTCAGCAATGGTCACGCGCTCACGTCGAAGGACGTCAAGTTCTCCTTCGACCGCATGATGCGGATCAACGACGAGGCCGGCCCCGCGATCATGTTCCCGATGCTGGACAAGGTCGAGACCCCGGACGCCAGGACCGTCACCTTCAGGCTCAAGTCCGCCGACGCGACCTTCCCCAGCAAGATCGCCTCGGGCGCCGGATCGATCGTCGACCACACCGCGTACCCCGCGGACAAGCTGCGTAACGACGGCAAGGCCGTCGGCTCGGGCCCCTACAAGCTCGACTCCTTCGGCAAGAAGCAGGCCGGTTTCTCGGTCAACGCCAAGTACGAGGGCACCGCCAAGGTCAAGAACCAGGGCGTCACCATGAAGTTCTTCCACGGTGACCAGGCGGGCCTGAAGAAGTCGCTGCTCGCCGGGAATCTCGACCTCGCCTACCGCGGTCTCGCCGCCAAGGACGTCGCCGACATCGAGAAGTCCGGCACCAAGAACCTGGACGTCATCGAGGGCACGAGCGCCGAGGTCCAGCACCTCGTCTTCAACATGGACGACCCGGTCGCGGGCAAGATCGGCGTCCGCAAGGCGATGGCCTACCTCATCGACCGCGACGCCCTCATCGACGACGTGTACGACCAGACCGCGACGTCGCTGTACTCGATCATTCCGGCGGGCATCACCGGCCACAACACCGCCTTCTTCGACAAGTACGGGGCCCGCCCCTCGAAGAGCAGGGCGGCGGCCGCGCTGCGCGCCGACGGCGTCAACACGCCGGTCAAGCTCACGCTCTGGTCCACGCCCGCGCGCTACGGCCCCGCCACCGACGCCGAGTTGAAGACCATCGCCAAGCAGCTCAACGCGAGCGGCCTGTTCGACGCCGACGTGAAGTCCGTCGAATTCGCCCAGTACGAGCGGGACATCAAGTCCGGCAAGTACGGCGTCTACGTCAAGGGCTGGGTGCCCGACTACCCGGACCCGGACAACTTCACCCAGCCGTTCTTCGGCAAGGGCAACGTCCTGGACAACCGCTACGACAACAGCACCATCACCGGCAGGATCATCCCGGAGACCGGCGCCCAGAGCGACCGCTCCGGAACGGTCCCGCGCTACGAGCAGCTGCAGAACATCGTCGCCGACCAGCTGCCCATCCTGCCGGTCTGGCAGGCCAAGCAGTACGCCGTCGCCAAGTCCGACGTGTACGGCCTGGAGAACTGCCTCGACGCGTCGACCGTCTTCCGGTTCTGGGAGATCAGCAAGGGCTGA
- a CDS encoding ABC transporter substrate-binding protein has translation MNRKTLVLPVVIGLLAPVLAACGGSDSGDAGGDAIKVGTTDRFIASGKVPAPFDPAYAYDTGSWNVLRQTVQTLMAMPRSGSGEPVPEAAQSCIFSDSGSERYACKLRKDLKFADGKPITAADVKYSIDRVRNIKSDSGSYGLLSSIDTIETQGDREVIFHLKSPDATFPYKLATPSAGIVDPDEYPKNKLRKGFEVNGSGPYTLKATVKNDAVVRTVFTKNPNYKGQLKPKNDKVELDSFTSAGAMGKALEKGNIDMMTRTMSPEQIKKYSDSAPKNVNLVEMPGMEIRYLGFDTKATTVRDKAVRQAMAQLVDRGEIASDVYGNGAEPLYSLVPSGITGHQNSFFNKYGNPSRTKAASILQQAGISTPVKLTLHYTSDHYGPATKKEFEVLQKQLNASGLFHVDIKGDVWDTYRDAQLKGKYDVYGLGWFPDFPDADNFLAPFLDKDNFLASPYTNSSIRGDLIPAERREADRLTASKPIQQIQNLVADDVPVLPLWQGKQYVAARDDITGVEWALSASSILQLWELGRGVSG, from the coding sequence ATGAACCGCAAGACTTTGGTGCTGCCGGTCGTCATCGGCCTGCTTGCCCCCGTGCTCGCCGCGTGCGGCGGCTCCGACAGCGGGGACGCGGGCGGCGATGCGATCAAGGTCGGCACCACGGACCGGTTCATCGCCTCCGGGAAGGTACCCGCGCCGTTCGACCCGGCGTACGCCTACGACACCGGGTCCTGGAACGTGCTGCGCCAGACCGTGCAGACGCTCATGGCGATGCCGCGCAGCGGCAGCGGCGAACCCGTGCCCGAGGCCGCGCAGAGCTGCATATTCTCCGACAGCGGCAGCGAGCGCTACGCCTGCAAGCTGCGCAAGGACCTCAAGTTCGCCGACGGCAAGCCGATCACCGCGGCCGATGTGAAGTACTCCATCGACCGCGTCAGGAACATCAAGAGCGACAGCGGCTCCTACGGTCTGCTCTCCTCGATCGACACCATCGAGACGCAGGGCGACCGCGAGGTCATCTTCCACCTCAAGTCCCCGGACGCCACGTTCCCGTACAAGCTGGCCACGCCCTCCGCCGGCATCGTCGACCCCGACGAGTACCCGAAGAACAAGCTGCGCAAGGGCTTCGAGGTGAACGGCTCCGGCCCGTACACCCTGAAGGCCACCGTCAAGAACGACGCCGTCGTCAGGACCGTCTTCACCAAGAACCCCAACTACAAGGGTCAGTTGAAGCCGAAGAACGACAAGGTGGAGCTGGACTCCTTCACCAGCGCCGGCGCCATGGGCAAGGCGCTGGAAAAGGGCAACATCGACATGATGACGCGCACCATGTCGCCGGAGCAGATCAAGAAGTACTCCGACAGCGCGCCCAAGAACGTCAACCTGGTCGAGATGCCCGGCATGGAGATCCGCTACCTCGGCTTCGACACCAAGGCGACCACCGTCAGGGACAAGGCCGTCCGGCAGGCCATGGCGCAGCTCGTGGACCGCGGCGAGATCGCCTCCGACGTGTACGGCAACGGCGCCGAGCCGCTGTACTCGCTCGTGCCCAGCGGCATCACGGGCCACCAGAACTCGTTCTTCAACAAGTACGGCAACCCGAGCAGGACCAAGGCCGCATCGATCCTGCAGCAGGCCGGCATCAGCACGCCCGTCAAGCTCACGCTGCACTACACGAGCGACCACTACGGGCCGGCCACCAAGAAGGAGTTCGAGGTCCTTCAGAAGCAGCTGAACGCCAGCGGCCTGTTCCACGTCGACATCAAGGGCGACGTCTGGGACACCTACCGCGACGCCCAGCTCAAGGGGAAGTACGACGTCTACGGCCTCGGCTGGTTCCCCGACTTCCCGGACGCCGACAACTTCCTCGCGCCGTTCCTCGACAAGGACAACTTCCTGGCGTCCCCGTACACCAACAGCAGCATCCGCGGTGACCTGATCCCGGCCGAGCGCCGCGAGGCCGACCGGCTCACCGCGTCCAAGCCCATCCAGCAGATCCAGAACCTCGTCGCCGACGACGTGCCCGTCCTCCCGCTGTGGCAGGGCAAGCAGTACGTCGCCGCCCGCGACGACATCACCGGGGTGGAGTGGGCGCTGTCCGCCTCCTCGATCCTCCAGCTGTGGGAGCTGGGCCGCGGCGTCAGCGGCTGA
- a CDS encoding HAD family hydrolase, with translation MTSTVPALGTRTAEGSTLQAVLLDMDGTLVDTEGFWWDAEVAVFAELGHALHDSWRHVVVGGPMTRSAGFLIEATGADITLPELTVLLNDGFEKRISSSLPLMPGAARLLAELAAHDVPAALVSASHRRIIDRVLDSLGPANFRLTIAGDEVSRTKPHPDPYLLAAAGLGAEPARCAVIEDTATGVTSAEAAGCQVVAVPSVSPIEPAPRRTVVRSLEHVNVPFLQGLMTS, from the coding sequence ATGACCAGTACGGTCCCCGCACTCGGTACCCGAACGGCCGAAGGCTCCACGCTTCAGGCCGTGCTCCTCGACATGGACGGAACACTCGTCGACACCGAGGGATTCTGGTGGGACGCCGAGGTGGCCGTCTTCGCCGAACTCGGCCACGCCCTCCACGACTCCTGGCGCCATGTCGTCGTCGGCGGGCCCATGACCCGCAGCGCCGGCTTCCTCATCGAGGCCACCGGCGCGGACATCACCCTGCCCGAGCTGACCGTGCTGCTCAACGACGGCTTCGAGAAGCGCATCAGCAGCTCCCTGCCGCTGATGCCGGGGGCCGCGAGACTCCTCGCCGAACTCGCCGCGCACGACGTGCCGGCGGCGCTCGTCTCCGCCTCCCACCGGCGCATCATCGACCGCGTCCTGGACTCGCTCGGACCGGCCAACTTCCGCCTCACCATCGCCGGTGACGAGGTCTCACGGACCAAGCCGCACCCCGACCCGTACCTCCTCGCGGCCGCGGGCCTCGGCGCCGAGCCCGCCCGCTGCGCCGTCATCGAGGACACCGCCACCGGCGTCACCTCGGCCGAGGCGGCGGGCTGCCAGGTCGTCGCCGTGCCGTCCGTGTCGCCGATCGAGCCCGCGCCCCGGCGCACCGTCGTCCGCTCCCTGGAACACGTCAACGTGCCTTTCCTGCAGGGGCTCATGACGTCCTGA
- a CDS encoding site-2 protease family protein, producing MDESGQPQSGTGEATSPRPPAAVEPDATEARATSGAQDPGEPETPQDQGERGTGTEPQDAVTGQPESAAAQQQADAEPDSAAPQQTPDAPQSTGTPQTPGNPQADPTPATDFTPQSQDTPPAPPYDRHPERATAASGKRKGAIKGPTKRPEPRGGLLMGRPFGVPVYVAPSWFLVAALITWVFGGQLDRVLPELGAARYLVSLFFAVAFYASVLIHELAHTVVALRYKLPVRRIQLQFFGGVSEIEKESETPGREFMLAFVGPLLSLVLSGVFYAAMRVVEPGTVPGVLLAGLMISNLIVAAFNLLPGLPLDGGRMLRAVVWKLTGKPMSGTIAAAWVGRALAVTVLIGLPLLTQSGALGEGAEEAGGMDTLMDALLAAILAAIIWTGAGNSLRMARLREHLPDLRARTLTRRAVPVESETPLSEALRRANEAGARALVVVDADGDPHSLVREAAIVGIPEHRRPWVPVSGLAQDLTDGMRVSAELAGEELLDTLRETPATEYLVVEENGAIYGVLSAADVERAFVKAMARPS from the coding sequence GTGGACGAGAGCGGCCAGCCGCAGTCCGGCACCGGGGAGGCGACGTCGCCCCGACCTCCGGCCGCGGTCGAGCCGGACGCGACCGAAGCCCGCGCAACCAGTGGGGCCCAGGATCCGGGAGAACCCGAAACGCCGCAGGACCAGGGGGAGCGCGGGACCGGCACGGAACCGCAGGACGCGGTCACCGGGCAGCCGGAGAGCGCGGCAGCGCAGCAGCAGGCCGACGCGGAACCGGACAGCGCGGCGCCGCAACAGACCCCCGACGCCCCGCAGTCCACCGGCACTCCGCAGACTCCTGGCAACCCGCAGGCCGACCCCACCCCGGCCACGGACTTCACGCCCCAGTCGCAGGACACGCCGCCCGCGCCCCCCTACGACCGCCACCCCGAGCGCGCCACCGCCGCCTCCGGCAAACGCAAGGGCGCCATCAAGGGCCCCACCAAGCGCCCCGAACCACGCGGCGGACTGCTCATGGGCCGCCCCTTCGGCGTCCCGGTGTACGTCGCCCCCAGCTGGTTCCTCGTGGCGGCGCTGATCACCTGGGTGTTCGGCGGCCAACTCGACCGCGTGCTGCCCGAACTCGGCGCCGCCCGCTACCTGGTCTCCCTCTTCTTCGCCGTCGCCTTCTACGCCTCCGTACTCATCCACGAACTCGCCCACACCGTCGTCGCGCTGCGCTACAAGCTCCCGGTGCGCCGCATCCAGCTGCAGTTCTTCGGCGGCGTCTCCGAGATCGAGAAGGAGTCCGAGACCCCCGGCCGCGAATTCATGCTCGCCTTCGTGGGCCCCCTGCTCTCCCTCGTCCTCTCCGGCGTCTTCTACGCGGCGATGCGGGTCGTCGAACCCGGCACCGTCCCCGGCGTGCTCCTCGCGGGCCTGATGATCTCCAACCTGATCGTCGCCGCGTTCAACCTCCTGCCGGGACTGCCCCTCGACGGCGGCCGCATGCTCCGCGCCGTCGTCTGGAAGCTCACCGGCAAGCCCATGAGCGGCACCATCGCCGCCGCCTGGGTCGGCCGCGCCCTCGCCGTCACCGTCCTCATCGGCCTGCCGCTGCTCACCCAGTCCGGCGCCCTCGGCGAAGGCGCCGAAGAAGCCGGCGGCATGGACACCCTCATGGACGCGCTGCTGGCCGCCATCCTCGCCGCGATCATCTGGACCGGCGCCGGCAACAGCCTGCGCATGGCCCGGCTGCGCGAACACCTCCCCGACCTGCGCGCCCGCACCCTCACCCGCCGCGCCGTCCCCGTCGAGAGCGAAACCCCGCTCTCCGAAGCCCTGCGCCGGGCCAACGAGGCGGGCGCCCGCGCCCTCGTCGTCGTCGACGCCGACGGCGACCCCCACTCCCTCGTCCGCGAGGCCGCCATCGTCGGCATCCCCGAACACCGCCGCCCCTGGGTCCCCGTCAGCGGCCTCGCCCAGGACCTCACCGACGGCATGCGCGTCTCCGCCGAACTCGCCGGCGAAGAACTCCTCGACACCCTCCGCGAGACCCCCGCCACCGAATACCTCGTGGTCGAGGAGAACGGCGCCATCTACGGAGTCCTCTCCGCGGCCGACGTGGAACGCGCCTTCGTCAAGGCCATGGCCCGCCCTTCGTAG